A stretch of Aedes aegypti strain LVP_AGWG chromosome 2, AaegL5.0 Primary Assembly, whole genome shotgun sequence DNA encodes these proteins:
- the LOC5567977 gene encoding probable elongator complex protein 3, whose translation MTKKKPLGAGLSRDERMLIVVGEIIQELLKAHHEGKDVNLNRLKTRLASNYGLESAPRLVDIIAAVPHEAKPILLPKLKAKPIRTASGIAVVAVMCKPHRCPHINMTGNICVYCPGGPDSDFEYSTQSYTGYEPTSMRAIRARYNPFLQTRHRVEQLKQLGHSVDKVEFIVMGGTFMCLPEDYRDYFIRNLHDALSGHTSSSVEEAVRYSEKSHTKCIGITIETRPDYCLKRHLSDLLAYGCTRLEIGVQSVYEDVARDTNRGHTVKATCESFQMSKDAGFKVVSHMMPDLPNVDIERDIEQFIEFFENPDFRADGLKIYPTLVIRGTGLYELWKTGRYKSYPPSTLVDLVAKILALVPPWTRVYRVQRDIPMPLVSSGVEHGNLRELALARMKDLGTDCRDVRTREVGIQEIHNKVRPYEIELIRRDYVANGGWETFLSYEDPKQDILVGLLRLRKCSPDTFRPELVDNCSIVRELHVYGSVVPVNARDPTKFQHQGFGMLLMEEAERIAREEHGSRKLAVISGVGTRNYYRKMGYELDGPYMSKMLI comes from the exons ATGACGAAGAAAAAGCCACTGG GAGCTGGTCTGAGCCGCGACGAGCGAATGCTAATCGTGGTCGGTGAGATCATACAGGAACTGTTGAAGGCGCACCACGAAGGCAAGGATGTCAACCTGAACCGGCTGAAGACGCGTCTCGCGTCCAACTATGGCCTGGAGAGTGCTCCCCGGCTGGTGGACATCATTGCTGCCGTGCCGCACGAGGCCAAACCCATCCTGCTGCCGAAGTTGAAGGCGAAACCCATTCGGACTGCTAGTGGG ATCGCAGTGGTGGCGGTGATGTGCAAACCGCACCGTTGTCCGCATATCAACATGACCGGAAACATTTGCGTGTACTGCCCGGGTGGGCCGGATAGTGACTTCGAGTACTCCACGCAAAGCTACACGGGCTACGAGCCAACCTCGATGCGGGCAATTCGAGCTCGCTATAATCCCTTCCTCCAAACGAGGCACCGAGTGGAACAGTTGAAACAGCTTGGACACTCGGTGGATAAGGTGGAATTCATCGTGATGGGAGGTACGTTTATGTGCCTACCGGAGGATTATAGGGATTATTTTATTCGGAATCTGCACGATGCATTGTCCGGACATACGAGTTCGAGCGTTGAGGAAGCTGTGCGCTATTCCGAGAAATCTCACACCAAATGTATCGGAATCACAATTGAAACTCGACCGGATTACTGCTTGAAGAGGCATCTGTCGGATTTGCTGGCCTACGGTTGCACTCGGCTGGAGATTGGGGTGCAGTCGGTGTATGAGGATGTAGCAAGGGATACGAATCGTGGTCATACGGTGAAGGCGACCTGTGAGAGTTTCCAGATGTCCAAGGATGCCGGATTTAAGGTGGTGTCGCACATGATGCCCGATTTGCCGAACGTTGATATTGAAAGGGATATCGAACAGTTCATCGAGTTTTTCGAGAATCCTGATTTCCGGGCGGATGGGCTGAAGATCTATCCAACGCTTGTGATCCGTGGCACAGGATTGTATGAGCTGTGGAAGACTGGCCGTTACAAGAGTTACCCTCCCTCAACTTTGGTGGATTTGGTCGCTAAGATTCTGGCTTTGGTTCCACCGTGGACACGAGTTTACCGCGTGCAGCGTGATATTCCAATGCCCCTGGTAAGTTCTGGCGTGGAGCATGGTAATCTTCGTGAACTCGCACTCGCCCGAATGAAGGATTTGGGCACGGACTGTCGAGATGTGCGAACACGTGAGGTTGGAATTCAGGAGATCCACAACAAAGTTCGACCGTACGAGATTGAGCTGATTCGACGGGATTACGTTGCGAATGGCGGTTGGGAGACTTTCCTGTCATATGAAGATCCCAAACAGGACATCTTGGTGGGCTTATTAAGATTGCGGAAATGTTCGCCGGATACGTTCCGGCCGGAGCTGGTGGACAACTGCTCGATTGTTCGGGAACTGCACGTTTACGGGTCGGTTGTGCCGGTAAACGCGAGAGATCCCACTAAATTTCAACATCAGGGATTTGGAATGCTATTGATGGAAGAAGCTGAGCGAATCGCTCGGGAAGAGCACGGAAGTCGGAAGCTAGCCGTGATCTCCGGTGTTGGAACGAGAAACTACTATCGCAAAATGGGGTATGAGCTGGATGGACCCTACATGTCCAAAATGCTGATCTAA
- the LOC5567975 gene encoding solute carrier family 17 member 9, whose product MVKPTPMEEKLKYSLLRDLNDSQSIWTRNEKRTWFLTLLAGTCMLYSTRTTMPLLVPAVASERKWSKTDSGTVLSSFFWGYTLTQVLGGYLSDKFGGQKVVLLSAIGWSLITFWMPNIITSASYLSSYSIPFIVAVRIVNGACQGVHFPSMISITSQNLSASERTSFFSILTSGSALGTLLTGILGSFILDYFGWPTVFRVIGFLGLSWTLFLRYYTMATDRYRIINLSQPSRICSKLGHSETVPWLKLFGRTSFWACVLSHACEMNCFFVLLSWLPTYFHENFPHAKGWVVNMIPWLALPPVTILGKAFTEALIARQWSLTKIRKLVQSFCFLGQNAALFIMCHTEQFNTALACMSIIIGLSGFHNNAVTVNPQDLAPSHSGSVFGLMNTVGAIPGFLGVYLAGHILELTQSWSAVFSTAAAINTVGWFVFTIFGSAEAIV is encoded by the exons ATGGTTAAACCTACTCCGATGGAGGAGAAGCTCAAGTACTCGCTTCTGCGAGACTTGAACGACAGTCAGAGTATATGGACCAG AAACGAAAAGCGAACTTGGTTTCTGACTCTCCTGGCTGGAACTTGTATGCTATATTCGACGAGGACAACGATGCCTCTACTGGTACCAGCTGTAGCATCCGAACGAAAGTGGAGCAAGACAGACTCTGGGACGGTGTTAAGTTCGTTTTTCTGGGGTTATACGCTGACCCAGGTCCTCGGGGGCTACCTGAGTGACAAATTCGGCGGACAGAAAGTGGTACTGCTTTCCGCTATCGGTTGGTCTCTCATCACATTCTGGATGCCAAACATCATCACATCAGCGTCGTACCTATCCAGCTATTCGATTCCGTTCATCGTTGCGGTACGCATCGTCAATGGAGCCTGCCAGGGAGTTCACTTCCCCAGCATGATTAGCATCACTAGTCAAAATCTAAGTGCGTCGGAGCGGACGAGCTTCTTCAGCATTCTTACGTCCGGATCGGCGTTGGGTACCCTTCTGACCGGTATCCTTGGATCGTTCATTCTGGACTACTTCGGCTGGCCGACCGTGTTCCGGGTAATCGGATTCCTTGGGTTGTCGTGGACTCTGTTCCTGCGCTACTACACCATGGCCACCGATCGTTACCGAATCATCAATCTGTCCCAACCGAGCCGGATTTGCTCGAAGCTGGGCCATTCGGAAACAGTCCCTTGGCTCAAACTGTTCGGCAGGACTTCCTTCTGGGCGTGCGTTCTTTCGCATGCATGCGAGATGAATTGCTTCTTTGTACTGCTCTCCTGGTTACCGACGTATTTCCACGAAAACTTCCCACATGCTAAG GGATGGGTGGTGAACATGATTCCATGGCTAGCCCTGCCACCCGTCACCATCCTAGGGAAAGCCTTCACCGAAGCACTGATCGCCCGCCAGTGGTCACTGACGAAAATCCGGAAGCTGGTGCAAAGCTTCTGCTTCCTCGGACAGAATGCAGCCCTTTTCATCATGTGTCACACTGAGCAGTTCAACACTGCCCTGGCGTGCATGTCAATTATAATCG GCCTATCCGGTTTCCACAACAACGCCGTCACCGTGAACCCGCAGGACTTGGCGCCGAGCCATTCGGGTAGCGTTTTCGGCCTCATGAACACTGTCGGAGCCATTCCCGGCTTTCTGGGCGTCTATCTGGCGGGGCACATTCTCGAACTGACGCAAAGCTGGTCAGCGGTGTTTAGCACGGCGGCGGCCATCAACACCGTCGGTTGGTTCGTCTTCACGATCTTCGGTAGCGCCGAAGCAATTGTTTAG